A stretch of Geotrypetes seraphini chromosome 2, aGeoSer1.1, whole genome shotgun sequence DNA encodes these proteins:
- the LOC117353881 gene encoding acylphosphatase-1-like, with translation MAEEDPLISVNYEVFGKVQGVFFRKFTQAEGKRLGLVGWVQNTEHSTVQGQLQGPMSRIREMQQWLQKKGSPKSHIKRAEFHSERKLAQLEHNDFCIVK, from the coding sequence ATGGCTGAGGAAGATCCCTTGATCTCAGTGAATTATGAGGTTTTTGGGAAAGTCCAAGGTGTATTTTTCCGAAAATTTACACAGGCTGAAGGAAAACGGCTGGGGCTGGTGGGCTGGGTGCAGAATACAGAACATAGCACTGTGCAGGGACAGCTTCAGGGACCCATGTCCAGGATCCGAGAAATGCAGCAGTGGTTGCAGAAAAAAGGAAGTCCAAAATCACACATTAAACGTGCAGAATTTCACAGTGAGAGGAAGCTTGCTCAGCTGGAGCACAATGACTTCTGTATTGTCAAATAA